GCCAGGGAGAGGAGGGAAACCCCCAGCAAACCCACCGCCACCACACCCATGCCCAGAACGCTCCCTCCCCTGAAGGCTAAGGAGAGGGCCTTTCCCATTCCCTCCTTCCTGGCGGCGTTGGCGGTCCTGGCATTGCTCCTTATGGCCGTGTGGAGGCCCACGAAGCCCGTGAGGGCCGAGCATCCCGCACCCACCAGGTAAGAAAGGGCCATCCTCCAGCCCAGGAAGAAGAGGAGGACCAGCACGAGGGCCAGGACCACGCCCGCGATGATGGTGTACTGCCTTTTCATGTAGGCCCTTGCACCCTCCCTGATGTACTCGGCAATCTCCACCATCCTCTCCGTTCCTTCTTCCTCCCTCAGAACCTTCCAAACCGCGTAGAGGACGTAGAGGAAGGCGACCAGCACCGAAAGGAAGACCAAGGAGAGGACGGGCTCCACGTCTCCAATTCACATGTGAATAATAAGCCTTTTTCGGAAACCGGAAGAAGCCTTCGTGGGAACATGCGCCTCCTGAGGGTTAGGACGGAATCGGCGGGAGTGGTGGAGGTGGAGCTCACAGGGGAGAATCCCCTCACCGAGGAAGCCCTCTGGAAGGCCCTGCCCTTCGAGGGGAGGGCCAAGAAGTGGGGGGAGGAAATTTACTTCGAAGTGCCCGTGAAGATGGGGGAGGAAAAGGCTAGGAGGGAGGTGGAGGTGGGGGAGGTGGCTTACTGGCCGGAGGGTGGATGTCTTTGCTTTTTCTTCGGGCCCACCCCTGCCAGCGAGGACGAGAAACCCGTGGCATACAGCCCGGTGAACGTGATAGGGAGGGTGAGGGGGGATCCGAAGGTGCTCGGGAAGATCGGGGTGGGTGAAAGGGTGAGGGTGGAGAGGGGAGGAACCGAAGAGGAGTGGAGGGAAAGGAGGGACTCCCTCTTCTCCAGGCTGAGGGAGGAGGGAAGGCTCACCCCCGAGCTGGAGGAGGAAGTGGTAAGGGTGTACGGTAAGAGGGGAAAGCATGCCCTCCAGGCGGTGAAGGAGGGGAGGGTGGTGAGGAGGGGGGGAAGATGGTTCGTGAAGGGGGAAACGGACGAATACGAGGTGGTGCGCTCGATGTGTAGCTGTAAGGACTACGTGCTCAACGTGGTGACGGGAAAGGCGGGGGTGGACATGTGCTACCACGCTCTGGCCAAAAGGATATGCGAACTCTTGAGGTGAGGGGGAGGCTCCTCAAACTGTTGGAGGAGAGGTACGGAAGGGAGATCGGGAAAAGATGGTACTCCGATCCCTTCCACGTGCTGGTCTCCTGCATCCTCTCCCAGCGGACGAGGGAGGAGAACACCGAAAAGGCCTCGCGCTCCCTCCTCTCCGTCGCTTCCACCCCCTCCCAGCTCTCCTCCCTTCCCCTCCGGCAGCTCAAGAGGCTGATCAGGGGGGTGGGACTGGCGGACCAGAAAGCCAGGCGCCTGAAGGAGACCTCCAGGATCCTCCTCGAGAGGTACGGGGGGAAGGTTCCGGAGACGAGGGAGGCCCTGATGGAACTCCCCGGGGTGGGGCCCAAAACAGCCGATGTGGTCCTCTGCTACGGTCTGGGAAAGCCAGCCATACCCGTGGACACGCACGTGAACCGCATAAGCAAGAGGCTGGGGTTGGTCAGGAAGGGGGCCAAGCCTGAAGAGGTGAGGGAGACTCTGGAGAGACTCTTTCCCGTGGAGAAGTGGCACCTGCTCAACAGGGGGATGGTGCTCTTCGGAAGGGAGATCTGCCTGCCTAGGTACCCCAGGTGTGGGAAGTGCCCGCTGGCCGAAGTCTGTCCCTCGGAGGGAAGGGGATGAACTCCTTCCACCTGCTCCTCTTCCTCGGCTCCCCCTTCCTGGGACTGGAAGCGGTGATGATGGGTATGGGGGGAAGGGCGCTCACCTACTACCGATATTCCAGGAACAGGGCTTTGCTCCTCTTCACGATGGCCGGATGGACGGTCTCCTGCGCTTCCCTCGCCACCTCTAGGATGCTGGGGATTTCGGACCTCGGAACGGTTTTCCTCCTCTTCCTCTATCTTCCCCTCACGGGGAAACTCTTCTCCCTCCTCCCCCTCCGTCCCCCCTCCAAGGTTCTTCCCCATCCTCCTTCGGAGGGAATGGAGGAGTTCCTGGAGAAGTATCGGAAACTCTTCGGGACTCCATCCAGGAAAGGAGGTAGGAAAACTCGGGGAGGTCGCGGAGGAGGTTCCTGATCCTCCTCCCCACTTCCTCCCAGAGGTCCCTCAACCCCTCCGGCACCTTCCCCCCTCCATACCTGACGCATTGGAGAAGAACGGAGAGTCCATCCGCCAACTGGACGACCTTCGCCTCCAGGGTCTTCCCTTCCCTGTACTCCCTCCAGAGTTCCCCTATCCTCCTTCCCCACTCCCTGTCCCCCACCATCTCCTCCAGCGCCCTCTCCTCCCTTTCCCTTTTCTCTGGGGAGGAGGGAAGCAGGTCTCCGGTGAGGGCTTCTGGCCAGTCGTGGAGGACGGCCATCGTCAGGACCTTCTCCAAGTTCACCCTTCCCTTCAGCTCAAGGGAGAGGAGGAGGGAAAGGGAACATACCTCGAAGGAATGCTGGGCCACATCTTCCGCCGGGGAGAAACCCCTGAGCACCCATCCCTTTCTCTCCACACCCTTCAGCCTTCCCAGCCTCTCCATCAGCTCGAGGAGCTCCAAGTACCTCCCTCCTCCTGGGAAAGAAGGGTAAAAAGGCGGTAGGATTAAAAGGTATGCGACCGAAGGGGAATGGGAGAAATGGAGAAGAAACTCGTGGGAAGGGTGACCCACTACTTCACAAAAATAGGCGTGGCCGTGGTGGACCTCTCGGATGAACTGAAGGTGGGGGACAGGATCTCGATCGAGGGACCCACCACCAATTTCCAGCAGGTGGTGGAATCCATGCAGATCGAGCACCAGAACGTTCAGTCGGCCAAGGCGGGGCAATCGATAGGGTTGAAGGTGGTCCAGAGGGCTAGGGAAAAGGACCTGGTCTACAAACTCCTCTAGGTACCGGCTTCCCAGGACTGCAGGTATCTTCGCTGCTCTTCCGTCTGCCTCTCTAGTTTGATCCCCATGAGCCTCAGCTTTAGTTCTGCCACCCTCCTGTCTATTTCCCTGGGCACCTCATGCACACCCGGCCTCAGTTCTTTCCCATGCTTCGCCAGGTAAGCCAGGCTCAGGGCCTGGAGAGAAAAGCTTAGGTCCATGATCTCCATCGGATGTCCCAGTGAAAGCTTCCCAGCCAGGTTCACCAGTCTTCCCTCCGCCAGCAAGTAGAGACGCCTTCCATCCTCCAGCTTGAATTCCTCCACATCCTCCACCACTTCCCTCCTGCGCACCGCCAGCCTCTCCAGAGCCTCCAAGTCTATCTCCACATTGAAATGCCCGGCATTGCAAAGGAGGGCTCCATCCTTCATCTCCCTGAAATGCTCTTCCCTGAGCACGTGGAAGCTCCCCGTGGCCGTGATGAAGATGTCCCCTTCCGGACAGGCCTCCTCCAGGTTCTTGACCGAAAAACCATCCATGACGGCCTCCAGCGCTCTTACGGGATCCGTCTCCACCACCGTCACCAGCGCTCCCAACCCCTTGGCCCTCGAGGCTATCCCCCTACCCACATGTCCGTAACCCACCACCACTACCTTCTTCCCTCCCACCTGCATGTTGGTGATGGACATCAGGGCCTGAAGGGTGGATTCCGCCGTGCCGAAGCGATTGTCGAAGAGCCTCTTGGTGGGGGTATCGTTCACGGCGATGACGGGAAACCTCAACTTCCCCTGGGCCTCCATCGCCTTCAACCTCAGGACCCCAGTCGTGGTTTCCTCGCATCCTCCTATCACCCCTTCCACCCCAGCCGAGTGAATCTCGGAAACCAGGTCCCCTCCGTCGTCTATCAGCAGCTGGGGACGGTCGGCGATCACCCTCCTGAGATTCTGGTAGTAATCCCTCCTGCTCTCACCCCTCCAAGCGTAGACACTCACACCCTCTTTGACGAGGGCAGCCGCCACTTCATCCTTCGTGGAGAGGGGATTGCAACCGGCGAGGGAGACCTCGGCCCCGCCTTCCTTCAACGTCTGGACCAGAACGGCGGTTTTGGCCTCCACATGAAGGGCTGCCCCCACCCTCAGTCCCCTAAGGGGTCT
The nucleotide sequence above comes from Candidatus Hadarchaeales archaeon. Encoded proteins:
- a CDS encoding cyclophilin-like fold protein, which codes for MRLLRVRTESAGVVEVELTGENPLTEEALWKALPFEGRAKKWGEEIYFEVPVKMGEEKARREVEVGEVAYWPEGGCLCFFFGPTPASEDEKPVAYSPVNVIGRVRGDPKVLGKIGVGERVRVERGGTEEEWRERRDSLFSRLREEGRLTPELEEEVVRVYGKRGKHALQAVKEGRVVRRGGRWFVKGETDEYEVVRSMCSCKDYVLNVVTGKAGVDMCYHALAKRICELLR
- the nth gene encoding endonuclease III — its product is MRTLEVRGRLLKLLEERYGREIGKRWYSDPFHVLVSCILSQRTREENTEKASRSLLSVASTPSQLSSLPLRQLKRLIRGVGLADQKARRLKETSRILLERYGGKVPETREALMELPGVGPKTADVVLCYGLGKPAIPVDTHVNRISKRLGLVRKGAKPEEVRETLERLFPVEKWHLLNRGMVLFGREICLPRYPRCGKCPLAEVCPSEGRG
- a CDS encoding HD domain-containing protein gives rise to the protein MELLELMERLGRLKGVERKGWVLRGFSPAEDVAQHSFEVCSLSLLLSLELKGRVNLEKVLTMAVLHDWPEALTGDLLPSSPEKREREERALEEMVGDREWGRRIGELWREYREGKTLEAKVVQLADGLSVLLQCVRYGGGKVPEGLRDLWEEVGRRIRNLLRDLPEFSYLLSWMESRRVSDTSPGTPPFPPKEDGEEPWRGDGGGGGRRVSP
- a CDS encoding adenosylhomocysteinase, yielding MRYKVRSLRLASNGRKRVEWAREHMPVLAEIRKEFSRTRPLRGLRVGAALHVEAKTAVLVQTLKEGGAEVSLAGCNPLSTKDEVAAALVKEGVSVYAWRGESRRDYYQNLRRVIADRPQLLIDDGGDLVSEIHSAGVEGVIGGCEETTTGVLRLKAMEAQGKLRFPVIAVNDTPTKRLFDNRFGTAESTLQALMSITNMQVGGKKVVVVGYGHVGRGIASRAKGLGALVTVVETDPVRALEAVMDGFSVKNLEEACPEGDIFITATGSFHVLREEHFREMKDGALLCNAGHFNVEIDLEALERLAVRRREVVEDVEEFKLEDGRRLYLLAEGRLVNLAGKLSLGHPMEIMDLSFSLQALSLAYLAKHGKELRPGVHEVPREIDRRVAELKLRLMGIKLERQTEEQRRYLQSWEAGT